The genomic window TGTGTGCTTGACAAAATGATTCATGATATCTATATTATGGACTTTCTGGAAGGCAGGGATGTTGAGTTAGATGGTGTGGAGAATGTTTCGTTTATGCCTCGGAGTCTGGGCGGGGAGAAGCTGTTGAGGATTGATGGCGGCTCTTCAAGAGATGTGTCGTCAGAGATTTCACTGGGCAGTGTTTCAGCTTCTTTCTCCGCAGACAGCACAGATATCAGTCTTAATGCCTCCTGGCTGGGTCTTTCCAACGAGGCAAAAATTTACGATAGAGATGTCCGTGAGAAATTTGATGAAGATCTTACAGAGTCCGTTTACAGCGAGATAGAGGACAAAGGCTTCCTGGACGAGGAGGCTCGTTTCTTCGTAATTAAAGAGGAAAAAAGGACGATTGTAGGAGATCTGCTGCACTCAGCGCTCTACGACCTAGAGAACGGTACAGAGTTTGACGTAGATGTTTATCCTCGCGACCAGCTCTACAGAGTCCTGGAGAGAGCAATTGTAGACGCCGCAGGAGGAGACGTAGAGGATGTCAGCGAAACCGAGCTAGATGTATTCATGAACGCATTGTTCGATGTCCAGGATATGGCAGGGAGTAAAGACATAGAAGTATTTGATGCAGTAGACAGCTCCACGGAAAAAATTCGCTCCATGATCATAAATGATAAAACTGAGTTAGACAAGGATGACTTGAAAGGTGTCGCAAGTTGAAAGCAATCATTCCATGCGCAGAAAAAGAGGAAAACCTGTTCCCCTTCTCCGAAACCAAGCCCACCGCACTCATGCCGGTAATGGGCAAACCACTAATCGAACATAATATCGAAGCACTGGAGGAGAACGGAGTAGAGGAAATCTACATAGTTGTAAACCATCTGCAGGAACAGTTCTCAGACCGGTTTAAAGACAGAGACGGCGTAAAACTTGTACACCAGGAAGAACTGGACGGAACAGCGTCTGCAGTCAAAACATGCGACTTCATAGAGGACGACTTCCTTGTATTAAACGGAGATGTTATAGTTTCCGAAAGAGATATCGGAAACCTTCTGCAAAAGTTCAGAAATACTGGAGAAACAAGTATACTTGCCACAGATGAGAAAGCACCTGAAAAGTTCGGAGTGCTCAGCATTCAGAACGACGAAGTAGCAGATATCCAGGAAAAACCCGAAGAACCAGAAAATCCACTGGTTAATACCGGTATCTATGTCTTTAGCCCGGAAATTTTCGAAGCTATAGAAGACCTGGAAGAAGACGAAACCAGTATCACCGACGCCGTCAGAGACCTGATAGAGTCTGAAGGTGCTCGATTCGAACTAGTACAGGATTACTGGATCGATATAGGTTCAGGAGAGAAACTCTGGAAAGCAGATCAAATCAAAAGAGAATACGAAATAGAAGAATCGGAAATAAGCGGAAAGGCAGAAGTAAGCGAAGACGCAGCCATAGAAGGAGAAGCAGTAGTTGAAGAAGGGGCAGAGATTAAGCCTGGAACAGTCATCGAAGGAAAATGCTTCATAGGAGAAAACAGTATTGTCGGTCCGAACACAACGATCAGAGGCTCAAGCATCGCCGATAACTCCCAGTTAGATCACTGCAGTATTGAGAACAGCCTAGTTTTCGAGAGCAACATAGTTGACTCCTTCGTCGCAGTCGAAGGTACTGTGCTGGCAGAAGAATGCGACATAAAATCAGGCACCGTAATCAGAGAATGCTTGATAGGTGCCAGAAGCTTTATCGACATGAACAACTCCATCAGAGGTACCAAGTTCGTACCTGACGCACGGACCGACCTGGGCGAAATCAGCAAGTAGGAACAGCCAGCATGAGAGCAGCCAGCAGGATATTAAATTCTTCTTGAGAAGTCATAATTGTGAAAGCAGTTATACTGGCAGCCGGCAAGTCAAGCCGTTTCAAGCCGCTCAGCGACAAGAGACACAAAGCACTGACAGAAGTAATGGGCAAACCACTGATCCAGCACACAATCGACGCACTAAGAGATACAGAAGTAGAAGAAATCATAGTAGTTCAAGGACCTGAAAGAGAAATAGAGGATTCAGGCGTAGATGCTGACCGGTTTGTAGTGCAGGAAGAGCCAAAAGGTATGGGCAACGCACTCCAACAAGCTGAAAAATATCTAGAAAACAGGTTCCTGGTCCTAACACCTTACAGATCGAAGGCTTCAGAGCTCTACCAGCCAATGATTGACAAAGCAGAAGAAAATGATACTGAAACCATTTTCGTGGCATCAGAAACAGAAAACCCAGAGAAATACGGCATATTAGACATAGAAAACGGTAAAGTCAGCGACATAGTCGAGAAGCCTGACCTTGAGGAAGCACCAAGCAACATGAAGGCTGTAGGGATGTATATGCTAAGCAAAGACTTCTTCAACTACCTAAATAACACTCAAACCAAGGAATACCAGTACGAAGAAGCCCTTTCAAACCAGATGAAAGATAAAAAAGCGTCATTTGTAGAAGCAGAAGAAGATCCCAACTCGATAAAATATCCATGGGATCTCTTCGAAGTCATGAAGGAGCTTTTAGATAACTCAGAAAGAAGTATAAGTGGAGAAGCTGAGATAGCAGACTCAGCAGAAGTAAAAGGAAAAGTTATAGTAGAAGAAGGCGCCAAAATATTTGAAAACGCTGTAGTAAAAGGACCTGCCTACATCGGAGAAGATGCAGTCGTAGGAAACAACGCCTTGATCAGAAACTATTCCTGCATCGAAAGAGGAACTACAGTTGGAGCCAACTGTGAAGCAAGAAACACTTCTTTCCAGCCTGAAAGCTCCATGCACTCTCAGTTCGTAGGAGACTCAATAATAGGTAGAAACACGAGTATCGGAGCAGGAACAGTCATAGCCAACAGAAACTTCCGAGAAGACGGTGAAAGACCGGAAATCAGTACAGATTTAATCGGGAAGGACTACAGCAAAGAGACAGGAAGAAACTCTCTAGGCTGCTTCATCGGCGAGAATGTAGATATAGGAGTTAACTCATCCATCATGCCTGGCGTTCAAATCGGCAGCGACTCGAAAATAGGTCCTGGAACAGTAGTTAAGGAAAATGTAGAAAACGATACTACTGTTTACAGCAGTCAAGAGGTTGAAAAGAAGTGAAAATCGGCGTAGACTTTGACAGAGTCCTTTTCAAGACCGATGACTTCAATAAGCACCTGAAGCAGGAGGTTGAAGGATTGGAACATGTGGATAGTTCTCCTACAAATGATCACGGAGTTTACAGCCCGGAAATTCACGCAGAGCTGTGCGGAATTGATGTAGAAGAGATATACAAGGTTATGGAAAATCTGGAGAAGTTTCTCTACGATGACTTAGATGTGCTGCAGAGTTCAGAGCACGAGATATTGATAGTCAGTCGTGGTGAGACTGAGTTCCAGAAGAGAAAGATCGAAGGCTCAGGAGCAGACGAATACGCTGACAGGGTCGTAGTAGTGGAAAAAGGATCAAAAGAAGTAGAAGACATTGATTTCTTGATCGATGATAGAAAGAAGGAGCTAGAAGATGCTGACTTACCTGGTTTTGAATTTGACAGAGAAATACATTCCTTGAGAGATGCTCTGGAAGAGGCTGAGAAGCATGAAGCCTGAAAAAGTGTTCAAGAGATACGATGTAAGAGGAAGATATCCTGAAGAATTAGATGAAGAGTTTGTTGGGATGATGGGCGAAAGTTTGGCGGCCTTCGCCAAGGAAAACTATAATAACAAGGTTGTAGTATGTAGAGACACCAAGAAAAGCTCTATGCAGCTTAAAGAGTGTTTGATCGAAGGTTTACGATCTCAGGGCATTGATGTCTTGGATATTGGGATCGGTCCTACGGACATGGCTGCCTTTCAAGGACAGAAAAACAACTGTATCAGCGTCCAAGTAACCTCGTCCCACATGCCACTGGACTTTAACGGATTGAAGTTCATGTATCCAGAGGGAAACGGTTTCGTGAACGAAGATCTCAATAAGTTAGAAGAACTGTTCCATAAGAAAGGGAAAGGTAAGAAGGAGGAAGGAAGCTATATGGAGATTGAATCTGCGAGAGATGAATACAGTGAGGCTCTTGAAAACTTCGTTAAGGAAAAAATAGGAGTTCCTGACGACAGAAGAATAGTTGTTGAGACAATGGGCGGCGCCGGGTCTCATGTTTTACCTGAAGTCTTGGAGAATCTCGGATTCGATGTGGAAACAGTTTCAGGTGAAAAGCTGCCTTACCGTAACCCTCCAAATCCCAAGCCAGAGAACTTGAAGGATTTAGAGCGAAAGGTCGAAGAGAATGACGCCTACATAGGTTTGGCGCTGGATTTAGATGCGGATCGAGTTACTGCATACTTTGAAGGAGAATGGATTTCCGGCGACGACTTATTCTGTATCTTCGCACAGCTCTTCCAAGGAGATGTGGTTGCTTCTGTAGATACAGATACTAAATTAGAGGAGTTCGCGGAGAATATATATTATACTCGTGTTGGAGATCCGTTTGTGATAGATGAAACCATTGAGAAGAACGCTGTTCTCTCTGGAGAGCCTAATGGACACTACTGTTTTCCAGAGTTCACAAACTATAATTCTGGAACTTTAGCCGGATTAATACTGGCGTGCAGCAACCTGGAGGAATTAATGGCGAATATTCCGGAAAGCCATATTGCTCAAGATAACTTCGAGTTTGGAGATAACTCTGATGCAGAAGAAGCTATGGAGAAGTTCAAAGAATGTGTTGAAGACAAGTTTGAAGTCTTGTCGACTGTTGATGGTGTTAAGTTTGATTTGTATGGCTCTACTGTTTTAGCCCGTTTATCAGGATCTTCACCTGTTATCCGTGTGAAATGTTTTGATGAGATGGAGAAGAGGGCTGAAGATGCTTTGAGTAATGTTCGAGAAATCTTCGGGAAAGACATAAATCATTAGAGAGCTGTTCTTTGTGTATGGAAGAAGACGAACTGTTGTACGAGTTTAAGCAAGGTCCTTATGATGTGCTTGAGTTTGAGGTCAGAGAGAAAGATGAGAAAGCTGTAATTGAGATTAACGGCGGTGACTTAGGTCGATTGCCTATTGAGAACTTGAAGACGATTGATGAGCTGCGGAATGCTCTGGATGAAATTGAAAGGGTTATTGAAGAGAAGGAGCGTCGTAAAGAAGATCTTTGAAACAAAAAGAAAGAAGAATAAGACTAGTTAAGAGATGTTAACTAAGTTTTTATACATCTCTTGCTTTTACGGTCTTTCGTCCGTTCTCTTGTGCTCTTTCTACTGCTCTCTCGACTAGTTCTTTGACTTCGTCGTCAAGTGCATCGTAGAAATCGCTTCCGACATTGACGCCATCTGCAGCGTCACGAACGCCAGACTTCTTAAGTACATCTACCATGTTAATTCACCAAGTAAAGATTGGAACGCCCGGTTTTTATAGGTAAGGGCGGTTACTCCGTGAAAATCAACCGAACAACCACCTGTAGACCGAATAATGTGTTGAACCTGGATAACACTTTTCAGTAATCTGAAGAGTTAAGCTTTGCTTAGGCGCATTAACTGACCCAGATAAATGTTTTCAAGACCGGTATGTTGTTATATGGTTCGGTTTTTATCGAACAGTTTCCTTCTAGAATTAAAAATAATGCTTCACTAAGTTTGATTTATGGAGTTAGACTTTGATACAGTTAAGGCTCTTTCCTCGCAGACCCGGATACAGATTCTTCACGAAACAGTCTCTAAAGAGCCGACTCCTACAGATATAAGTAAGTCAATAGACCGGAGTAAATCCACCGTCTCTTCACATCTCTCCAAGCTTCAGGAAGCCGGACTTGTGGAGAAGGACGAGGTTGATGGGCGGAGAAGAGTAATTTACAGAGCTACAGATAAAACCGAGACGATTTTGAAAGGTAAAAACCAGAAGGTTAAGTTCTCCATCCTGTCAACTGTTTCAAGCATCTGGATCGGAGTAGGATTAACATTAAGCAGTTTAAAAAACATAACAGAGACAGGATCAAGTGCTGCTAAGAGTCAGGCAGGGCAGATGGGTGCTATGGCGCTGGATAAGACAGAAAGTACTGCTTCAGAGACAGGTGGAGCGTTTTTATCTAATTTTCAGCCCGTTGATTCTCTGCTTTTCGTAGGAGTATTTTTCCTTTCGATCGCGTTAGCAAGCCTCATATACGGATTGTTTATGTCTCAGATAGGCGGTCGGGAAAAGGTTTCTCAAGCTCTTAAGTCTTGACAATCCTTACTATATATAAGGAAAAGCTAGAATGTTTTTGAGATAAAAAATTTGGAATAGTCGTGAAACTGTAATATGCCTACATGCCAACTTTGCGGAGAAGACACAGAGTCAACTAAAAAAGCTAAAATCGAAGGTGCAGTCCTCAAAGTATGCGATTCATGCGCAGAAATGGGCGAAACCATCAAGACAAAGTCCAAGAAATCGAAGAAGAAAAGAAAGAAGAAGAGGAAGAATAGAAGCAAGTCAGAACAAAAAGTACTGGCCAATAATTACGGAAAGAAAATCAGAGAGGAAAGAGAAGATAGAGAGCTGACTATGGACGAACTGTCCGACCAGATTAATGAGAAGACATCAGTAATCCAGAAGGTTGAACAGGAGGAACTGAAGCCAGATCAATCATTGGCAGGTAAACTATCCAAGAAACTTGGAATAGACCTGTATGTCAACCCACAAGTCACCGACTACGATGACACAAGTGATGGAGACAGCAGGAAAGCCACATTAGGCGATGTGGCCGACATAAAAAACTAAATTCTTTCTTTATTCCTTTACTTTTCCATTGCAGTTTACTCTAAGACCATGAAGCACCGCGATCTCTCCTAGTCCGCAAAGAGTCATTTCTGGCATCTCATTTACTATCTCACTTTTCACACCGTTCTCTATAGATTCCAGTATGGTGTCAAAATGATTCAATGCTACAGCACCCCCGAAAATTATCTTGTCTGGGTTGTACAGATTGATGAGATTGGCTACACCAACACAAGTCCTGTGCTTAAACTCATCTAGAGCTTCTTCGGCATTCTCACCTTCTACCTCAAAGAGCTCCTTCGGATCATCAATTTCCAAATCGTGGAGTTCATGAGCCATGTTAGTAAGATTATTGCCCGAACAGTAGGCCTCCCAATGGCCAGTACCGCCACACCCACATTCAAGCTCTTCCCCAATCTTCATGTGACCAACCTCACCGAAGTTACCATCGCGCCCTTCCACCAAGTCACCGTTAGAGATGAAAGCCGCTCCAATACCAGAACTTATAGTGATATAAAGAAGATTTTCTGCAGTTTCACCGTAATAATATTCTCCTAATACTGCAGCCGCACAATCATTAATTATTTCCACTTCAGCAAATTCTTCAAGAGGATCCTTAAGCTGAACAAACTCCTTATCGATGTTAGGAGGATAAAACAAGCCCTTATCCTTGTCAATCGGTCCCGCTGCAGCAACAGCAACCTTTTCCAGCTCAGGATAATCTGCTTCCTCCAGAACAGACTTTACAGACTTGTTAATATCACTTAGGAAGTCTGCTGTCTTAATTTCCTTGACTTTTCGGAAATCATCGTCTCCTACTCCGAAAAAAGTGTTAGTGCCTCCAATATCAATACACAGGAACGCCATAATACAATGTAATACGAAGAACTGGTTTAAATTAACACAGTGAGAGAAGTCAAAAATTTTCCAGTAGAAGTAGGGTGAATCACCCATAGAACACAGCCTTCAAACCATCAATCAGGACATCTCTGACATACTGTGTCTTCATTAGTCTCACTTAAAACAATATATTTATAATCATGAGCTTAGGGCTAAGAGATGTACCAATACGCCATTAGCCGCTTTTCCATGCAATTAACAAGGAGCCTTTCTTCACTGTAAAGGTGTCGTTCCTACTTGTACTCTGAGACCACTGATAATTTAGAGTTCCCGAACTATTCCCGTTTTTGATTCTTCCCTTTAAAACAAATCCAACAGGTCCCTGCCCCACATTCCTGGTAGAAGAAGAATCTGCATTCCATTTATTCCCTTCTCTAGCCCAGTTGATAGTTGATCCCGAAGGCCCTGAAAAAGAGTTTTTAACATAACCATCAGAAGGACAATCCACGAAAACCCTTATCTCAAAATTCCATAACTCTTCAGAACCTATGGATAGTTTTAGTTCATTGTCATCTTGAAGTATAGTTTGACTCGACAAACTTTCATCGCTTGTCTTTTTCACAAGTTTCGTATTACCTGCTCTCTTCATCTGTAATGTTCCATTGCCTTGTGCAGTAGGTACCTTTCCTTGGACTCCAGAAGTAGAAAGAGATTCTATGTCTGGCACTTGAGCCGGTGGAATCTGAGAATTGTCAGAATCCCAAATTGTGGTACCACTAATGGTAGAGATATCATTATCAACCCGCAACTCAGAGTTCAGAACTTCTACCGGGCCGCCTTCGTATACTGCAAACTCCTTAGCACTGTCTTCTCCATAGAATTTAAAATCACTTGAACGAACATTTACAGCAGATACTGATCCTAAGCTTAAGGCACCTAAGCCAAGTGCTCCTGCACCTAATTTCTTCAAGAACTCACGGCGAGAAACATTATTATCAGAGGTTTTTGAGGAGTTTTCGGACTCCAGTAGCTGATTCTTTATTATAGTTCTCATTTTCTCATTTTCTCTCTCTCTAAATTCCTTAACCGCTTCTCAATTTCTTCGTTATCCATCTCAAAGTGAACCTTCTCAATTACTGTTGAGGGGCTTTATTAAAAAATCCCGGCGCCCTTGAACCCGTGGAATATTACCTGCATAGCTGAGACCTCAAAAGATTCTTTAACAATCTCTCTACCAAGTTCTTAGTTTTTACGCCAACTTTATATTTATACTCCTGGCTTCCCCTAATAGGTCTTTACTAACTCCTCAGGGGATTTTCCCCTCCATTTTCAGTTTTGTGGTTCAGCTTCAGAAAACTTGTGGAAAAGCGCCGGGGCCGGGATTTGAACCCGGGTGAGAGCGTTGCGCCCTCAATGGCTTAGCAAGCCACCGCGATAGACCAGACTCTGCCACCCCGACAAAACTGGTGTCTGTGTTTGATGTTTGGGTCGGTAAGACTTAAAATCTCCATTGAGGAATGTTTCCAGATTGGTTGTTTGGAAAGGTATTTAAGTTTCTGACGGGGTTTTTTGTATGTAAGGAGTGATTAATTAGTTATGCCGCAGAATATCCTTGACTTTTCGGATGTCAAAAGTAAAGATGTTTTCACAAGCAACGGTTCTTACTGTGGAAAAGTAAAAGATGTAGAACTAAACCTAGGGAAGTTCGCAGTCAGAGCAGTCGTTGTAAGTGCTGAAAAAGGAAGTTACCTGGCTCAGAAGGTTGGCGGCAGCAAAAATGTAGTAATCCCTTACAGAATGGTTCAGTCAATCGACGATATTATCATCATCAATGACTTCCAGACCAACGAAGTTGAGGAAAAACAGCAGAAGGCCGAAGCATAAAATAAAACTTATCTAAACTTTCTTTACCTGTGGTACTTCAAACAGTTACTCCTGTAATCCGTGAAATAGTATCTCATTCATGGGTTTTTGCATCTATAATAACTAAGTATTATCTAGCAGGCGTCCTGCTCTTTCTCTACACCGAGGGCAAGTTCAGTAGAGACCAGATTAAGGGAAAAATTCTGGAAGATAGTAGAGTTGTGGTCAGCAGCTTTGTAATAATTGGAACAGTACTTTACACTGCAGATTTGCAGCCAGAACCATTTTTGAAGCTTTTCAGCCAGGCAATCGCCCTAGGGTACCTGGGTTATCTGTTCTGGGAGTACTAGGAAAATTTAGTCCAGTTTTTCCTCTACTTGGGATGCCCAGGTCTGAACTACTTCACAGGTAAGCTCCCTGAGATCTTCTATAGGAAGAGTAGTATACACATAGTAAACTGTTTTCTCAGTTCTGCCTTCACGCATCAACAAGTCTTTATCCATCATTTCCTGTAGACTTCTCTGGACAGTAGAACGATTCCTATCGACTTCCTCTGCTAATTCCTGCACTGTCAATTTGTTGTCCTGCAGCTCCCGAAAAATACTCTTCTGAAGCCCGTTCAAATCAAAAACATCGAAAATAATCTGCCTATCATCCTTCTCCCCAACCTCCAAAAAATCCATACAAAAACTGACGCGGTGAAACAATAAAAATCTTCCTTCAGCCGCCTGCAATTACATCAAAAACCTCAATCTCATCATCGTCCTCCAGCTCATGACTATCCGAAATAATAGTGCCGTTACGAGAAACCAGTACTTCCTGCCTCTCAATCCCTTCAGACTCCAGAAACCCTGAAACAGTAGTACCTTCCTCAACACTCACTGTTTTCTCCTTTTTCTCCTCCAAATCATCTCGAATTAGTTTTATCTCCACCAGTCTACACCTCTATTATTCCTTTACGGGCTGCGTGGAAGATATATTCTTGGGCATATCCAGAGTACTCGCCGAAGTGCTCTCTCAAATTTTGTGAAGTCTCACTGTAGTCGTCTGAGTGATGTTCTGGATAGTGTTTTTCGATAGCTTGGAGCGCCCAGGTGTCAAGAGGATATGCCTCATGAAAGTTCTTGGAGAACAAGAGGACGCAATCCGCCACCTTATCGCCCACACCATAGAGGTTCTTCATGTGCTCTCTCGCATCTTCATAACTCATGGAGTCTAGCTCAGTATGGTCGAACCCTTCTTGAAGAATCTCCAGTGTTTCTACTATGTATTTAGCTCGGTAGCCCACACCAAGCTCCCTCAGTTCATCTTCGGAAGCCCTGGAAAGTTCTCTTTGAGTAGGAAATCTGAGCATCTCAATACCGTTAACCTCTCTAACCTCACCGAACTCCCGAGCCATATCATTATGCATCTGCTTAATCCTTGGAATCCTCATCTGAGGAGAACAGAGATAACTAACTAGACACGGGAAGAATTCGTCCTGCACAATCCTCAAACCTTTCAGCTCGGAGTATGCCTTTTCCAGTCTCTCATCCTCCGGAAAAGTAGAGAAAATTTCATCGAGATCATGATGGATTCCTAATGCTTCCTCAACCTTCTTCCTTTCCAGTTCTGTTTCAACCACTATTTTATCTCCCTGCTGCTGAACCAGTAACGGTTTTCCCTTGCGAAAAGTGTAGAATCTATCCGAGCCTTCGCCGTATAATTCTCCTTCTGTCCTGTGCCAGCAAAATGTTTGTCCACATGTCAGAGTCAGTTCAAGATCAAAATCTTCAGCAGGTATCGAAAATGTTTCCACAGTTCTATTGTTGCTGGTAAAGTTTTTGAGTATGTTTAGTCGTCGTTCTTTGAGTACTTGTGGAAGCCTGCTTTTTTCTCGTCTTCCTTGTCCAAGTCATCCGTTTTTTTACTGAATTCTTTGGCATCTCTCTTCAGATAGCTGCGACCGCATTGATGGCACTGTACTCTTTTCTCCGCCTTGCTTCTCTGTTTATGTCCACAGTCCGGGCATTGGAAGTAAGTCAATTTATATCACCAAGGTATGGAATCCAAGCATCAGCACACACCATACTAACTGTATTCCAGCTAATGTAAGCGTAATCCTCCTCTCAGTGAAACCACGGTTCATCAATGGATGCGTCAGTGAGTAGATTTTATCGTGCTGGGACTTTAGCGTGCCGTCTTCCTGCAGTATTCCCCATGAGTGTGCTTTGAACCGGGAACGGGCTTTCAGGAAGAACTCTATCACGTACAGCAAAAACAGCGATGCTCCAAACTGCTCGATATTC from Candidatus Nanohalobium constans includes these protein-coding regions:
- a CDS encoding Gfo/Idh/MocA family oxidoreductase; this translates as MTVHIFQIGCRDFGKYGFEKLVDKERFFPEDVVLEGVCEKDFERREQAERFARSSGVELDFYDRVDELYDVAQDVDGTVLIYDAGPVQRHSDHIQRSLRNDFYHLAEKPPSLSREEHIAERKLATKHNVHYKVDFIERESPVIKKAREVVEKADVESIKVFRESSAGVQRILKPVEHVHMNEGCVLDKMIHDIYIMDFLEGRDVELDGVENVSFMPRSLGGEKLLRIDGGSSRDVSSEISLGSVSASFSADSTDISLNASWLGLSNEAKIYDRDVREKFDEDLTESVYSEIEDKGFLDEEARFFVIKEEKRTIVGDLLHSALYDLENGTEFDVDVYPRDQLYRVLERAIVDAAGGDVEDVSETELDVFMNALFDVQDMAGSKDIEVFDAVDSSTEKIRSMIINDKTELDKDDLKGVAS
- a CDS encoding sugar phosphate nucleotidyltransferase, producing the protein MKAIIPCAEKEENLFPFSETKPTALMPVMGKPLIEHNIEALEENGVEEIYIVVNHLQEQFSDRFKDRDGVKLVHQEELDGTASAVKTCDFIEDDFLVLNGDVIVSERDIGNLLQKFRNTGETSILATDEKAPEKFGVLSIQNDEVADIQEKPEEPENPLVNTGIYVFSPEIFEAIEDLEEDETSITDAVRDLIESEGARFELVQDYWIDIGSGEKLWKADQIKREYEIEESEISGKAEVSEDAAIEGEAVVEEGAEIKPGTVIEGKCFIGENSIVGPNTTIRGSSIADNSQLDHCSIENSLVFESNIVDSFVAVEGTVLAEECDIKSGTVIRECLIGARSFIDMNNSIRGTKFVPDARTDLGEISK
- the glmU gene encoding bifunctional sugar-1-phosphate nucleotidylyltransferase/acetyltransferase yields the protein MKAVILAAGKSSRFKPLSDKRHKALTEVMGKPLIQHTIDALRDTEVEEIIVVQGPEREIEDSGVDADRFVVQEEPKGMGNALQQAEKYLENRFLVLTPYRSKASELYQPMIDKAEENDTETIFVASETENPEKYGILDIENGKVSDIVEKPDLEEAPSNMKAVGMYMLSKDFFNYLNNTQTKEYQYEEALSNQMKDKKASFVEAEEDPNSIKYPWDLFEVMKELLDNSERSISGEAEIADSAEVKGKVIVEEGAKIFENAVVKGPAYIGEDAVVGNNALIRNYSCIERGTTVGANCEARNTSFQPESSMHSQFVGDSIIGRNTSIGAGTVIANRNFREDGERPEISTDLIGKDYSKETGRNSLGCFIGENVDIGVNSSIMPGVQIGSDSKIGPGTVVKENVENDTTVYSSQEVEKK
- a CDS encoding DUF1931 domain-containing protein — encoded protein: MVDVLKKSGVRDAADGVNVGSDFYDALDDEVKELVERAVERAQENGRKTVKARDV
- a CDS encoding ArsR/SmtB family transcription factor, producing MELDFDTVKALSSQTRIQILHETVSKEPTPTDISKSIDRSKSTVSSHLSKLQEAGLVEKDEVDGRRRVIYRATDKTETILKGKNQKVKFSILSTVSSIWIGVGLTLSSLKNITETGSSAAKSQAGQMGAMALDKTESTASETGGAFLSNFQPVDSLLFVGVFFLSIALASLIYGLFMSQIGGREKVSQALKS
- a CDS encoding multiprotein bridging factor aMBF1, coding for MPTCQLCGEDTESTKKAKIEGAVLKVCDSCAEMGETIKTKSKKSKKKRKKKRKNRSKSEQKVLANNYGKKIREEREDRELTMDELSDQINEKTSVIQKVEQEELKPDQSLAGKLSKKLGIDLYVNPQVTDYDDTSDGDSRKATLGDVADIKN
- a CDS encoding ROK family protein; translation: MGDSPYFYWKIFDFSHCVNLNQFFVLHCIMAFLCIDIGGTNTFFGVGDDDFRKVKEIKTADFLSDINKSVKSVLEEADYPELEKVAVAAAGPIDKDKGLFYPPNIDKEFVQLKDPLEEFAEVEIINDCAAAVLGEYYYGETAENLLYITISSGIGAAFISNGDLVEGRDGNFGEVGHMKIGEELECGCGGTGHWEAYCSGNNLTNMAHELHDLEIDDPKELFEVEGENAEEALDEFKHRTCVGVANLINLYNPDKIIFGGAVALNHFDTILESIENGVKSEIVNEMPEMTLCGLGEIAVLHGLRVNCNGKVKE
- a CDS encoding twin-arginine translocation signal domain-containing protein, translated to MRTIIKNQLLESENSSKTSDNNVSRREFLKKLGAGALGLGALSLGSVSAVNVRSSDFKFYGEDSAKEFAVYEGGPVEVLNSELRVDNDISTISGTTIWDSDNSQIPPAQVPDIESLSTSGVQGKVPTAQGNGTLQMKRAGNTKLVKKTSDESLSSQTILQDDNELKLSIGSEELWNFEIRVFVDCPSDGYVKNSFSGPSGSTINWAREGNKWNADSSSTRNVGQGPVGFVLKGRIKNGNSSGTLNYQWSQSTSRNDTFTVKKGSLLIAWKSG
- a CDS encoding PRC-barrel domain-containing protein, with translation MPQNILDFSDVKSKDVFTSNGSYCGKVKDVELNLGKFAVRAVVVSAEKGSYLAQKVGGSKNVVIPYRMVQSIDDIIIINDFQTNEVEEKQQKAEA
- a CDS encoding helix-turn-helix domain-containing protein, with the protein product MDFLEVGEKDDRQIIFDVFDLNGLQKSIFRELQDNKLTVQELAEEVDRNRSTVQRSLQEMMDKDLLMREGRTEKTVYYVYTTLPIEDLRELTCEVVQTWASQVEEKLD
- the thiS gene encoding sulfur carrier protein ThiS, with the translated sequence MEIKLIRDDLEEKKEKTVSVEEGTTVSGFLESEGIERQEVLVSRNGTIISDSHELEDDDEIEVFDVIAGG
- a CDS encoding DNA-3-methyladenine glycosylase family protein translates to METFSIPAEDFDLELTLTCGQTFCWHRTEGELYGEGSDRFYTFRKGKPLLVQQQGDKIVVETELERKKVEEALGIHHDLDEIFSTFPEDERLEKAYSELKGLRIVQDEFFPCLVSYLCSPQMRIPRIKQMHNDMAREFGEVREVNGIEMLRFPTQRELSRASEDELRELGVGYRAKYIVETLEILQEGFDHTELDSMSYEDAREHMKNLYGVGDKVADCVLLFSKNFHEAYPLDTWALQAIEKHYPEHHSDDYSETSQNLREHFGEYSGYAQEYIFHAARKGIIEV